The Ornithinibacillus sp. 4-3 region ATCTGCATTATCAGAATCTGAACATGCGATTAACACAAGTAAAAGCATAAATGCCCCCAAAAATTTAAATAAATTAGATCGTTTCAATCTGCTTCCGCCTTTCTAGTTTTTCTTTGTTGTTCGTTACTGTATAGATAATAAAAAGTTATGATTAATTACGCTTAAAATCCCCTCTTTTTGAACGGCCTATTTAAGCGAATAGTCTGTCAATTACTCTTTATAAATTATCCACAATTTCAAAACTAACATGACCTATTTAGAAATGTCAAATAGGTCAATTATCACAGTTAATTTTGAATAATCGGTAAAATTGTAGAGTTTTTTACTTCCCTTACTGATAGATTCGTAAGTATACGTGAAATCCCTAATTTATTAAGCTTACGAATAAATTGATCAAGGTTATTACGATCGTGAATGACTACTTTCAACAAATAATCATACTCCCCAGTAATACAATGACATTCCAGTATTTCTGGTAATTTTTGGAGCTCAGTCTCCAGTTCATCTAGCTGACTCATTTGATGAATATGCGTATTAATAAATACATAACAAAGCAGATCAAATCCTAATTTTTCCTGATTTAAAATAGCTATTTGCCATTTAATAAAACCTTCTTTTTCTAACCTTTTTACACGTGCATGTGTTGCTGGCGAAGATAGATTCACTCTTCTTGCTAGCTCTGCATTGCTAATCTGTGATTCTGTTTGAAGTAAATCAAGAATTTGAAGATCAATATGATCTAATATTTTATGGACTGCTGATTCCATGAAAATTCCCCCTTAATAAGCTTCCGAAATTAATCTTTCTTCCATTCCTTTTATTAATATTATTTCTTGAATCATACCATAAACTTAAATTCATTTCGTTTTTATCTATTTATCTATAATAATATTCCGTCTATACCTTTTACAGCTTATAATAGATAACATATGACAGCGTAGGAGGAAGACATCAATATGATCAATAAATATGTAATCATCGTACTTTTTACAAGTTTGCTATGGGGAGGTAACTTTGTTGTAAGTAAGATACTTGTCTCATATACTGACCCAGTAACTTTAACTACTTTACGTTGGATTGTCGCAATGGTTGTTCTCCTACCAATTGTATTATGGAAGGAAAAGAAATTTCTTCCACATAAAAAATCAATTATCCCCCTTATCATTATGGGGATAACCGGAGTTATATTTGTGAATATATTCCAGTTTATTGCACTAGAACATACTTCAACAACAAATGTAGGATTGATATCCACATTAAATACTATTTCTATTGCTTTCTTTGCTTTTATATTTTTACGCGAAAAAATAAACCATTACCAAATGGGAGCAATCATGATTTCATTAATTGGAGTTATTTTTGTTATTTCTCAAGGGGATTTAAAGTTTTTATTAACATTAAACTTCAATATTGGAGATTTATGGATGATGGGAGCAGTACTGTCTTGGGGGATGTACTCAGCATGTAGTAAATGGGCAATGCGCCACACTTCATCCTTATTATGTACATTTTACTCAGGAGTAATTGGACTTGCACTATTATTACCGTTTAGTGCTTCTTCACTCTCTGTATCAACAATTGATACATCCTTTGTCTTTGCACTATTATATACCGGAATTATTTCAACAATTGTTTGTATGCTCCTTTGGAATATTGGAATTCAAAATCTAGGTGCATCTAGAGCTGGAGTTTTTCTCAACTTCAACCCTGTTTTCACATCCATTTTAGCGTTTATTTTCTTAGACGAGAAATTAACATGGATGCAATTTGTCGGTGGTCTTATCGTTATTTGTGGCTGTTATTTATTCTCCTATTTTCAAAAGCACAAGTTCCCAATATTATTCCGCCGTGTCCGAGTAAGGAAAGTATAGAAAGTTTGTAAATGAGAGATTGGAAGCTTTCCACTCTCTCATTTTGATTTCTTCAATGTACTTTTTTTGCTGGTCTTTTTAGTTGTATTCTTTAATGCTTGTCTAATCCCACGTTTTGCACTCATTTTGAAGATTCTTTTCCAATTCAATGATTTCATTGTTCATCATCCTTAATTACTTCTCGTTTTCTATGTATACCCTTCTTTTTCTTAAGAAAAACAAAGCAGACACTCTCATCAAATGTCTGCTTTACTCATCAAATAATTAAAATTGCACTTTAACTGGGTGGTCTTCTGTGTAATCAAAGTTTTCAAAGCTGAAAATGTGTAAAGTCATTTCGAAGTTTTCCTTCATTTCTGGAAAGTCATAGCTCTCCATGTTCAGAATTTGAAGCACTGCTTTTGCCTTTTTTCCAGGAGCAATATCTTGACTCATCGCAAGGATGGTTTCGTCAATCATTTCTCCGTCTGCTGATACAGAACGTGCTTGCACTTCAATATTATGGTCAAGCTTATTCTCTACTTCAAAGACCACATTGTAAACTTCGTCAAAAAAGATATCCTCTTTTCTCTCGATTTCTACTAATGTTGCATGCACATTATCATTATCTACTATTACTTCATTCACTTCTTTTACTTCGTCTTGAATTTCTTCATCTTCATTAGAATCAGGTTTCTCATCTGGTTCTGTTTCATTTTCATTGTTATTTGTATGCTGATCGTCATTATTTTCACCACACGCAGCTAAGATAAGTAAGCCTAAAATGAACATTATTAAAACTAATTTTCTTTTCATAAATAAATCCTCCAAAAACATAATGCCATTCATTAGCGTATCATATTGATTCTTTTATTCAAGAATTCTAAACCTAATCTAAATGATATACAAGTATTTTTTAGAAAATTTTGTGACGAATTATTCACAGTTATATTATGAAAAACACGACTACACTTCAAAATATTGATTGGAGTCTGTTGGTGCTTCTTGACGATCTTTTTCTGTATAAGATCGAATTGTTTTTGTAACTGTAATACGATAACTTTCAAAAATAGCGTCACGTCCTGAAGCTTGACTATAGCGATGAACTTCTAGATTACGCCATTTCTGTACTGCTTCTTCATTTTCCCAAACTGACATGCTAAGCAGTTTTCTTTCCTCAACAATGCTCGAAAATCTTTCTGCCCGAATAAATCCAGGAGATTTCTCTAAATGCTCCTTTAATTCAGAAGCAATTTGTAAATAATCTTCTTTTCTTCCTTCATTTAAAATAACTTCAAATAATACAATAACCATTATGTTTATTCCTTTCTCCATTAAAGCCCTATAGCCTTTTCTCTATGTTTTAAACCTCTATATTAATTACACAGACCAATCATAAAATCCTCTTTTAAGAAATTAACTTCTATTTATGCGTAGTTTTTCCTCTAATAATTTTTATAATCGTGCCTTGTTTATTTGAGATAATTTCCCAGTTTAGTTGCATACCTTTTACCATCATATCAACAATGGACAAACCAATTCCTGCTCCTTTTTGTTCTGTAGCTCCCTGTATACCTTGACCTTTGTCTATAATCAAAAAAGCATCGTATGTTTTTGTCGATTTCGTACGTACTCCCACATATTTTGCATCTCGAGCATGTCGTAATACATTCTGCAAGAGATTGTCTAAAATACGACTAAACCATAAGGGATCAATTTCCCATGTATTTTGCTCAAAAGGTTCTATTTCAATATCAACCTCAAACCCTTCTTTTTCAAAAACAGGGTACCAGGTTGCTAAGTGTTCTCGCACATATCTGGTAATATTTACTTTTTCTATTTCCTTTTTGTATTTACTTGCCATCAGCAATGTATAGGACATCAGATTTTCAATTAATTTATCTACTGCTTCAATGGATTTAGATGCTGATTGTAATGCATGTTTTGCTTCCTCTGGTAAATCCATTCTCTGTAGAGTAAATGTTTGTGCGTTTATTTTGGTTAATGGTGTACGCAAATCATGTGATAAATTAGCAATTAACTCTTTGCGAAGCTGCTCTTCTTCTTGTTCCCGTGCTTTACTTTCCCGTAATTCCTGTACCATGCGATTAAAAGTTTTTTCCAAATCTCCTATTTCATCCTGTTTCTTTTCTTGAATTAGAATTGGCAAGCCGTCAACATCACGAATTTCCATTGCTTCTTGTAGAAAAACTAGTCGCTTTTGGATTCCTTTGAAAAACCATAGTGAAATAAGAATAAATGAACCGACTACAGCAATTGTCAATGAAATAATGATCCAGCCGTATTTTTCATTTAATGCCTGGCCTTGTGACTTTATCTCATCTCGAGGTAGTTGAAAAACAATGAAGCCATCTTGCTCAGCTTCTCCTACAAAAGCAACGACAGTAAATGGGTCATTATCATAATGACTTTTCAAAAATTGTGCTGTATAGCTCACGTCCCATTCCTCGGCCAATTCTTCCTGCACATTATGCTGAGTCTTTAAGACTCCTTCTCCATTCACCCAAAACATGCCTGCTTTTGAATAATTCTCCTGCCAATCCTCAAATATTTGGGTAATATCCTCTTCCGATAAGTTCTTATTTGCCTCTTCATGCCATTGTTCTTCGATTTCTTCAAAGCTTCTGTTTCTTTGCGCTTGTTCTGAGTCATCTTCATATATATTAAAGAATATAATAATAATAGTAAGGTATGCAGATTGCAGTAGAAAAAGCGCAATAAAAATAATTAATATATATTTCGCTAATAGAGATTTTAGAAATCGTTTCATTGCTTCACCCGATAGCCAATCCCACGAATGGTCTCAATAATAACTGGTTTTGCTGGATTTTCTTCAATTTTTTCACGTAAATACCGAATATGCACCATTAATGTTTTATCCCCTTCAATAAATTGCTCGTCCCAAACCCCTTCATATAGCTGTTCTTTCGTTAAGATTTGATTTAAATGACGGAGGAAATATTGGAAAAGTTGAAATTGTTTACCTGTCAGTAAAATTTCTTCCTGTGTATTTTTATTTGTAATTGCTAAGGTCTTCATATCTATTTGCAAGTGCCCAACCTCTATCATATCTTCATGCTTCTGAAAACGACGTAATAATACCTCAATACGTGCAATTAATTCATCTGGATGAAATGGCTTTGTCACATAATCATCTGCAAAGCTCAAGCCTTCTAGCTTATCTTCTACAGCAGAACGAGCAGATAGCATGATGATAGGAATGTCTTGATTTATCTTTTTGATTCTTTTACCAATGGAAAATCCGTCTAATCCAGGTAACATAATATCCAGTATAGCAAGGTCAACATCTGCTATTTGTTCCTCTAACTGTTCACCTGAGGTCAGCCAACTTACTTCATATCCTTTGTCAGTAAGCTCAGCTGTTACCCAGCTGCCAATTTCCTGCTCATCTTCTATATATAATATCTTTGCCATTTCTTTCCCTCCTTACTTTTCTATTATAACTTTAACATCCTGTAGAGATACAGAAGCACTTTTTCCTATTAATAGGAAAAAAGGAATAACAGTATATCCCTGTTACTCCTCTCTCGTATTAGACCGCTTTTCGCTGTAAATAAAGGTAGCCAGCTATAAAGAACAGAAGGAAACTTCCCCCAACAGCAGTTAATACTTGTTCCCATGGCACAAAAAAGAAATCTTCTGCACTTCCTCCAATATTCATCATTAGAAAAGGCTGTGACCAAGGATAAAATGGACTAAACTTTTCTGAATTAAGTACTAAAATATTTGGGATGGTAAAAATTACATTGATAGCAAATGGCATGGCAAAGCTGTTAAAGATTAAAGAAAACCATAGCTGTAATGCAATGAGCGGAAAGGTTGCTACCCAACCTCCGAGAATAGATTTCCAGACAATATCCATTGGAAAAGGGTCCGTAATAGCCCCAATAGTTCCGACCAAATAAATAGATCCTAGATATAATAGCTGCATCACTAACATCATAAGAATCAATACTAGAAATTTAGCCAGATAAACATTTCCTCTTGTCACAGGTAGTGCTAAAAGCTGTTTCCAGCCACCTTCTTGATGCTCATAGCGACATATCACTGCTGCGAAAACACCAGTAATCAATGGGAGCAATAAAACGCCATACGAAAAGTTCATCATAACTATCTTTCCATACCACTCATTTATACCTTCCATTCCAGGTATCGAACCAGCTAAACCACCTAACAGGCCAATGAGTGGAGCTACTAGTAAAAGAGATAACACCTTGGATTTTCGTAATTTAAACCACTCAGAACTCATAAGTCCTAGCATTACTTCACATCCCTTCTTTTAAAATCAGTCATTCCAAGTACATACAATAAGAACCCAAAACCAATTCCTAACAAGACATTTATATAAGAATGTCCCCAATCATTTGATAATGTTGGCCATGTCCAAATCAACCAATCAGGTAATCCAGGCGCTGAATATGCTAGTATTACACCGACTACCCCTAGTGTTATTGGAATAGCCTGATTCTTAGAGATAATTGCTATCCAAAGCTGTAATCCAAGTACTGGCAATGCCGCAAAGAAAGGAAAGAAGCTATATTCCAACAATCGTAAATATGGAATATCCTCTCCTAATCCTAATGTCATTCCATAGCCAAGTGTAAATAGAAATAGGAGTATAGAAGAAACAAATAATATACAGCTAATCACTGTGAATTTTGATAAATAAACTGCTCGCTTTGATACTGG contains the following coding sequences:
- a CDS encoding Lrp/AsnC family transcriptional regulator, translating into MESAVHKILDHIDLQILDLLQTESQISNAELARRVNLSSPATHARVKRLEKEGFIKWQIAILNQEKLGFDLLCYVFINTHIHQMSQLDELETELQKLPEILECHCITGEYDYLLKVVIHDRNNLDQFIRKLNKLGISRILTNLSVREVKNSTILPIIQN
- a CDS encoding DMT family transporter, translated to MINKYVIIVLFTSLLWGGNFVVSKILVSYTDPVTLTTLRWIVAMVVLLPIVLWKEKKFLPHKKSIIPLIIMGITGVIFVNIFQFIALEHTSTTNVGLISTLNTISIAFFAFIFLREKINHYQMGAIMISLIGVIFVISQGDLKFLLTLNFNIGDLWMMGAVLSWGMYSACSKWAMRHTSSLLCTFYSGVIGLALLLPFSASSLSVSTIDTSFVFALLYTGIISTIVCMLLWNIGIQNLGASRAGVFLNFNPVFTSILAFIFLDEKLTWMQFVGGLIVICGCYLFSYFQKHKFPILFRRVRVRKV
- a CDS encoding antibiotic biosynthesis monooxygenase — translated: MVIVLFEVILNEGRKEDYLQIASELKEHLEKSPGFIRAERFSSIVEERKLLSMSVWENEEAVQKWRNLEVHRYSQASGRDAIFESYRITVTKTIRSYTEKDRQEAPTDSNQYFEV
- a CDS encoding histidine kinase dimerization/phospho-acceptor domain-containing protein; amino-acid sequence: MKRFLKSLLAKYILIIFIALFLLQSAYLTIIIIFFNIYEDDSEQAQRNRSFEEIEEQWHEEANKNLSEEDITQIFEDWQENYSKAGMFWVNGEGVLKTQHNVQEELAEEWDVSYTAQFLKSHYDNDPFTVVAFVGEAEQDGFIVFQLPRDEIKSQGQALNEKYGWIIISLTIAVVGSFILISLWFFKGIQKRLVFLQEAMEIRDVDGLPILIQEKKQDEIGDLEKTFNRMVQELRESKAREQEEEQLRKELIANLSHDLRTPLTKINAQTFTLQRMDLPEEAKHALQSASKSIEAVDKLIENLMSYTLLMASKYKKEIEKVNITRYVREHLATWYPVFEKEGFEVDIEIEPFEQNTWEIDPLWFSRILDNLLQNVLRHARDAKYVGVRTKSTKTYDAFLIIDKGQGIQGATEQKGAGIGLSIVDMMVKGMQLNWEIISNKQGTIIKIIRGKTTHK
- a CDS encoding response regulator transcription factor — protein: MAKILYIEDEQEIGSWVTAELTDKGYEVSWLTSGEQLEEQIADVDLAILDIMLPGLDGFSIGKRIKKINQDIPIIMLSARSAVEDKLEGLSFADDYVTKPFHPDELIARIEVLLRRFQKHEDMIEVGHLQIDMKTLAITNKNTQEEILLTGKQFQLFQYFLRHLNQILTKEQLYEGVWDEQFIEGDKTLMVHIRYLREKIEENPAKPVIIETIRGIGYRVKQ
- a CDS encoding ABC transporter permease; protein product: MLGLMSSEWFKLRKSKVLSLLLVAPLIGLLGGLAGSIPGMEGINEWYGKIVMMNFSYGVLLLPLITGVFAAVICRYEHQEGGWKQLLALPVTRGNVYLAKFLVLILMMLVMQLLYLGSIYLVGTIGAITDPFPMDIVWKSILGGWVATFPLIALQLWFSLIFNSFAMPFAINVIFTIPNILVLNSEKFSPFYPWSQPFLMMNIGGSAEDFFFVPWEQVLTAVGGSFLLFFIAGYLYLQRKAV
- a CDS encoding ABC transporter permease, whose protein sequence is MIFPLIKADFLKIRRKGMWLLSLIGPFGVVALQMVNYGVRKDYLFQQMDDRWLYYILNINSFTTLAIVLGIVILTSFIASIEDETNAWKQLVAMPVSKRAVYLSKFTVISCILFVSSILLFLFTLGYGMTLGLGEDIPYLRLLEYSFFPFFAALPVLGLQLWIAIISKNQAIPITLGVVGVILAYSAPGLPDWLIWTWPTLSNDWGHSYINVLLGIGFGFLLYVLGMTDFKRRDVK